Proteins from a genomic interval of Trifolium pratense cultivar HEN17-A07 linkage group LG6, ARS_RC_1.1, whole genome shotgun sequence:
- the LOC123890274 gene encoding uncharacterized protein LOC123890274: MTEVSYFEETSSYHSDAICDNKIESAELSLTAEENFKRKYNIFKNIFSRKNILKFGIMTGEEAIPIDSTHGNIVISTIDTTQLKERIKTFSENERSKIGYIHISTIQILIKSTFMKGINSPLEIALKDSRILDTDQATIAKGNCNLKYGKIKFDINLQIGLSLKDKDLDRSIVFHYKMKNKNFMKKGNHPFTIYYRINYALSNSHHSIEFKGKDTIHIDELFAPIVTLKSPIFRSLARNSCSLIEADRDLFEETEDKSLFRSKSLRITPPKKDFYISEQKELSKLHSSIEGLSLQVQNLDRKI; this comes from the coding sequence ATGACTGAAGTATCATATTTCGAAGAAACATCTAGTTATCACTCAGATGCTATCTGtgataataaaatagaaagtgCAGAATTATCTTTAACTGCAgaagaaaatttcaaaagaaaatataacatattcaaaaatattttctcaagaAAAAATATTCTGAAATTTGGAATAATGACAGGAGAAGAAGCAATTCCCATTGATTCTACTCATGGAAATATAGTTATATCTACTATAGATACAACTCAActtaaagaaagaattaaaaccTTTTCAGAAAATGAAAGATCTAAAATTggttatattcatatatcaacCATTCAGATTTTAATTAAAAGTACTTTTATGAAAGGTATCAATTCACCTCTAGAAATAGCTTTAAAAGACTCTAGAATTCTAGACACAGATCAAGCAACAATTGCAAAAGGAAATTGCAATCTAAAATATGgtaaaatcaaatttgatataaatttaCAAATTGGTTTATCCCTAAAAGATAAAGATCTTGATAGATCTATAGTTTttcattataaaatgaaaaacaaaaattttatgaaaaaaggtAATCACCCCTTTACCATTTACTATAGAATTAACTATGCTTTGAGTAATTCACATCACAGTATAGAATTCAAAGGGAAAGACACAATTCATATTGACGAATTGTTTGCACCTATAGTGACTCTAAAGTCACCTATATTCAGAAGCCTAGCAAGGAATAGTTGTTCTTTGATAGAAGCTGACAGAGATCTGTTTGAGGAAACAGAAGACAAATCGTTATTTAGAAGCAAAAGCCTTAGAATAACACCACCCAAAAAAGATTTTTATATCTCAGAACAAAAAGAGCTAAGTAAGCTACATAGTTCAATAGAAGGACTATCCTTACAAGTCCAAAATTTAGATAGAAAAATCTAA
- the LOC123890276 gene encoding uncharacterized protein LOC123890276: MSSKDPISSFCNALESFCNHLQSSSNALKQSINRRPIPLDSASSTFVQCLNRRVSTATSDLEMLDSKSFGTVSFEELLGHCNELYKKNQTDIIQLEDRLKSYGYVPASDIDEEDEVYDTQPQISDDKLDSPSSFYGSLSVAKSSFKKFEEDALLDESLSLKQLGLSDACLATLASEDNVPSQGLEKVLSLEADNENLKSPEAPSPTLIVLKSEFECLPAYIKVLASWEDLLVAVDKINSSLSKKTSECNFFRQDDIPSFDLGPKARSYLLLLVRMNRMVVETIDGLLSYRIL, from the exons ATGTCGTCGAAAGATCCAATTTCAAGTTTCTGCAACGCATTGGAATCATTCTGCAATCATCTTCAATCTTCTTCCAATGCTCTCAAACAATCCATCAATCGTAGACCTATTCCTCTCG ATTCTGCATCTTCTACCTTCGTTCAATGCCTCAATCGTCGTGTATCAACCGCAACCTCCGATCTAGAAATGCTCGATTCGAAATCGTTCGGCACAGTTTCTTTTGAAGAGCTTTTAGGTCATTGCAATGAATTGTATAAGAAGAATCAAACCGATATAATTCAACTCGAAGATCGTCTTAAAAGCTATGGATACGTTCCAG CTTCGGATATTGACGAGGAAGATGAAGTTTACGATACACAACCTCAGATTTCGGACGATAAATTGGATAGTCCTTCTTCTTTCTATGGATCACTCTCTGTGGCAAAGTCTAGCTTCAAAAAATTCGAAGAAGATGCATT ACTTGATGAATCTTTGAGTTTGAAACAGCTTGGGCTATCAGATGCATGTCTAGCCACTTTAGCATCTGAAG ATAATGTACCTTCACAAGGCCTTGAGAA AGTACTCAGTTTAGAGGCAGACAATGAGAATCTAAAGTCACCCGAAGCTCCCAGCCCCACTTTGATTGTATTAAAGAGCGAATTTGAATGTCTTCCGGCCTACATTAAGGTTCTAGCATCATGGGAG GATCTACTTGTAGCTGTTGATAAGATTAATTCAAGCCTAAGCAAGAAGACCAGTGAATGCAACTTCTTCCGTCAAGATGATATTCCTTCATTTGATTTAG GGCCTAAAGCAAGATCATATTTGCTGCTTTTAGTTCGCATGAATCGTATGGTTGTTGAGACGATTGATGGTCTATTATCGTACAGAATATTGTAG
- the LOC123889168 gene encoding uncharacterized protein LOC123889168: MEDTEEALNRQLENLERLMVSLDISGKNQEIPDNKSEDNNQIIYDFSSEEASENENENPHFVKIEEHGETSGTKRPADFEKEFTKQKFQKVPHYYEPSQNPFQGQGVLDIDCSLDTAKDLRDWYNTNNVLIHLNEDLRNLGSVDIFNYLQYKTRGNAFKYISNLPPQVMGTMPLIGSLVTDWVYSLLVKEFKGWKDTVQSKVAFSNQNLWKITNLKICNMCYIDNFICEFQSYYYNIDNETRLSRGLLDLLYDKLPGEVSTQVKLYFTSISSEGKVDDTLGGRITVLKQWLTDKCSEKIAKREAKVSLCCDKLQNKVGNYGCNSRNPKKKSRRNIRSYKKKKFRKIPFKKFRKGDKKFFRKKPPYPKRKTCPQDKKSCTCWLCHEEGHYANECPKRDNPKKNVLQAIYAIGYEPIESDVESDEEIYEYCTETDSEIDLDVEESTW, translated from the coding sequence ATGGAAGATACAGAAGAAGCCCTTAATAGGCAACTAGAAAACCTAGAAAGACTTATGGTTTCTTTAGATATAAGTGGAAAAAACCAGGAGATCCCTGATAACAAATCTGAAGATAACAATCAGATCATTTATGATTTTAGCTCAGAAGAAGCTAGTGAAAACGAAAATGAGAATCCTCATTTCGTAAAAATAGAAGAACATGGAGAAACTTCAGGTACCAAAAGACCTGCAGATTTTGAAAAGGAATTTACCAAACAGAAATTCCAAAAAGTACCTCATTACTATGAGCCTTcacaaaacccttttcaaggaCAAGGTGTTTTAGACATAGATTGTAGTTTAGACACTGCAAAGGATCTTAGAGATTGGTACAATACAAATAATGTATTAATCCATCTGAATGAAGATCTAAGAAATTTAGGATCAGTTGATATTTTCAACTACCTACAATATAAAACTAGAGGAAATGCATTCAAATACATTTCAAATCTACCACCACAAGTTATGGGAACTATGCCTTTAATAGGATCCTTAGTTACAGACTGGGTATATAGTTTACTAGTCAAAGAATTCAAAGGATGGAAGGATACCGTCCAATCAAAAGTAGCATTTTCCAATCAAAATCTTTGGAAAAtaactaatttaaaaatttgcaaTATGTGTTACATTGATAACTTTATTTGTGAATTTCAGAGTTATTATTATAACATAGATAATGAAACAAGACTATCAAGAGGATTGTTAGATCTCCTCTATGATAAGCTTCCAGGAGAAGTATCAACTCAAGTCAAACTATACTTTACCTCAATATCATCAGAAGGAAAGGTAGATGATACTCTAGGAGGAAGAATAACTGTTTTAAAACAGTGGCTCACAGATAAATGTAGCGAAAAGATAGCTAAAAGAGAAGCTAAAGTATCACTTTGCTGTGATAAGTTACAAAACAAAGTAGGAAACTATGGGTGTAACTCTAGAAATCCTAAAAAGAAATCTAGAAGAAATATAAGGtcttataagaaaaagaaattcagaaaaatcccttttaagaaatttagaaaAGGAGATAAGAAATTCTTTAGGAAAAAACCACCTTAtcctaaaagaaaaacatgtccACAAGATAAGAAATCATGCACATGTTGGTTATGTCATGAAGAAGGACACTATGCCAATGAGTGCCCTAAAAGAGATAACCCTAAGAAAAATGTCTTACAAGCCATATACGCAATAGGATATGAACCTATAGAATCAGATGTAGAATCTGATGAGGAAATTTATGAATACTGCACAGAGACAGATTCAGAGATAGACTTAGATGTCGAAGAAAGTACTTGGTAA
- the LOC123889169 gene encoding uncharacterized protein LOC123889169, whose translation MDFKGLGQIEKDLVPLLEEVCSIECQQKRSRKFREWAFTALGRVLYFFKTTKFKDLNDLACNDLQNFWEELEPFSFDLAWLEPRVQSALGMKNYLEKVKKVEKLKDNAVALELEIMRLKAKVVTLEVNLDAVRDLLKAEDFEERDLDAELGFVKPETCS comes from the coding sequence ATGGATTTCAAGGGTTTAGGacaaatagaaaaagatttaGTTCCATTATTAGAGGAAGTGTGTTCTATTGAGTGCCAGCAGAAACGAAGTCGCAAGTTTAGGGAATGGGCGTTCACTGCTCTGGGTAGAGTTCTTTATTTCTTTAAGACTACAAAGTTCAAAGATTTGAATGACTTGGCTTGTAACGATCTTCAAAATTTCTGGGAAGAACTTGAGCCATTTAGTTTTGATTTAGCTTGGCTAGAGCCTCGTGTTCAATCAGCCTTAGGAATGAAGAATTATTTGGAGAAAGTGAAGAAGGTTGAAAAACTAAAGGATAATGCAGTAGCTCTAGAGTTGGAAATTATGAGGCTAAAGGCAAAGGTGGTCACTTTAGAGGTAAATTTAGATGCTGTCAGAGACTTGTTGAAAGCCGAAGACTTTGAAGAGAGAGATTTGGATGCTGAGCTAGGATTTGTGAAACCAGAAACCTGTAGCTAA
- the LOC123889167 gene encoding MATH domain and coiled-coil domain-containing protein At3g58360-like: MERQEPSTEIFEKFTWKIENFSRLNADKIYSEPFILCGYPWIRLFPKGNKNKDVVDHLSIYLEAMQTANMSEGWNRDVKFKLIVFNQIDTNGTITQECQQDYDAKGVSWGVPSFMSLTELCNPEKGFIVKDACIVGAEVFVSNSNLEKQVNQAVNLTVLPVSVEATKQVDAELGYTALGRVILLLQTSKVKDMNEQACKELQVLWDQVQKFKFDLTWLEPQVQSALGMKRYVEKALQVEKLKENMVVSVLETERLKAKLFAAELSLKVERDLLKAEGIKERDLDSELGSWSWRP, from the exons ATGGAGCGTCAAGAACCAAGTACTGAGATATTTGAAAAGTTCACATGGAAGATTGAGAACTTCTCTCGCTTGAATGCTGATAAGATATACTCTGAGCCTTTTATCCTTTGCGGCTATCCATG GATTCGTCTGTTTCCAAAGGGGAACAAGAATAAAGATGTAGTAGACCACTTATCAATTTATTTGGAGGCTATGCAAACTGCCAATATGTCTGAAGGATGGAACAGAGATGTCAAATTTAAGTTGATTGTATTCAATCAAATCGACACCAATGGAACAATCACACAAG AATGCCAACAGGATTACGATGCAAAGGGAGTTTCCTGGGGAGTTCCATCTTTCATGAGTTTAACTGAGCTTTGTAATCCTGAAAAGGGGTTTATTGTGAAGGATGCTTGTATTGTTGGTGCTGAAGTTTTTGTTTCTAATTCAAATCTTGAGAAACAAGTAAATCAAGCAGTTAACTTAACTGTTTTACCAGTTTCCGTTGAAGCTACTAAACAAGTTGATGCAGAGTTGGGGTATACAGCATTGGGGAGAGTTATTCTTTTGCTTCAGACTAGTAAAGTGAAAGACATGAATGAACAAGCTTGTAAGGAACTTCAAGTTTTATGGGATCAAGTTcagaaatttaaatttgatcTTACTTGGTTAGAGCCACAAGTTCAATCGGCTTTAGGAATGAAAAGGTATGTGGAGAAGGCACTGCAGGTTGAAAAATTGAAGGAGAATATGGTAGTTTCAGTGTTGGAAACAGAGAGACTAAAGGCAAAATTGTTTGCTGCTGAGTTAAGTCTTAAAGTAGAAAGGGACTTGTTGAAAGCAGAAGGCATCAAAGAAAGAGATTTGGATTCTGAATTGGGGTCCTGGAGTTGGAGGCCATAG
- the LOC123890275 gene encoding MATH domain and coiled-coil domain-containing protein At3g58250-like, translating to MERQESSTEIFEKFTWKIENFSRLNADKICSEPFILCGYPWRIRLHPKGNKNKDVVDHLSIYLEAMQTANMSEGWRRYVKFKLIVFNQIDTNGTITQECEHDYIAKEVSCGFRYFMSLTDLRNPQKGFIVKDACIVGAEVFVSNSNRKKQENQEVKLTASPVFNEPTKKVDAELGYTALGRVIILLQTSKVKDMNEQACKELQVLWDELKKFKFDLTWIEPQVQCALGMKRYVEKTLQVEKLKEDMVVLKEKLSAAELNLDIERDWLKAEGIKERDLDSEFGSWIWRP from the exons ATGGAGCGTCAAGAATCAAGTACTGAGATATTTGAAAAGTTCACATGGAAGATTGAGAACTTCTCTCGCTTGAATGCTGATAAGATATGCTCTGAACCTTTCATCCTTTGCGGCTATCCATG GAGGATTCGCCTGCATCCAAAGGGGAACAAGAATAAAGATGTAGTAGACCACTTATCAATTTATTTGGAGGCTATGCAAACTGCCAATATGTCTGAAGGATGGAGAAGATATGTCAAATTTAAGTTGATTGTATTCAATCAAATCGACACCAATGGAACAATCACACAAG AATGCGAACATGATTACATTGCAAAGGAAGTTTCCTGTGGATTTCGATATTTCATGAGTTTAACTGACCTTCGTAATCCTCAAAAGGGGTTTATTGTGAAAGATGCTTGTATTGTTGGTGCTGAAGTTTTTGTTTCTAACTCAAATCGCAAGAAACAAGAAAATCAAGAAGTTAAATTAACTGCTTCACCAGTTTTTAATGAACCTACTAAAAAAGTTGATGCAGAGTTGGGGTATACAGCATTGGGGAGAGTTATTATTTTGCTTCAGACTAGTAAAGTGAAAGACATGAATGAACAAGCTTGTAAGGAACTTCAAGTTTTATGGGATGAacttaagaaatttaaatttgatcTTACTTGGATAGAGCCACAAGTTCAATGTGCTTTAGGAATGAAAAGGTATGTGGAGAAGACACTACAGGTTGAAAAATTGAAGGAGGATATGGTAGTTCTAAAGGAAAAGTTGTCTGCTGCTGAGTTAAATCTTGACATAGAAAGAGACTGGTTGAAAGCAGAAGGCATCAAAGAAAGAGATTTGGATTCTGAATTTGGGTCTTGGATTTGGAGGCCATAG